TACCACCAACAAACATATCTTGGAAACCGACCTATACCACCCAGACCGCGTGTTCGTATGGGACGGCGGTAATTTAGACGCATTGCCTGAATTTTTGGCAGGTCCGTATCAGCAACCTGCCCCTGAAATCAAAGCCTATTATTCGTTTACACAATGGCTAAACCGCCTGCTCGGCATTGATTAACCTTATTGCCTATGGCAAATATACCTGCCTGACAAAATATTATATTGAATACATTATGAGTAAGAAAAAAGTCATTCTCGCCATGCCGGAGCTCTTCAAAATCCACGAACTCATTATTGAGAACTTGGAGAAATGCGGATTTGAAGTGCTGTCCCTGACCTATGAAGAAAAAGAGTTCAAATACAAAAATGCATTTCAACGGCTGAAAAAAATTTGGTATCGAAATATTCTTGGACAAAAAGACTTCAAAAAACGGACCATGTTCCGCGCCGTAGAAGAACGCCTCAATACCCTGTTAAGCGAACATCCCGAACAAGCGGATTATTGCTTCATGATTTGGCTGGGCGCCTATCCGAAAGACTTCATCGCCAAGCTCAGAGCGCATTCAAAATTAATGGTGTATTACAACTGGGAAGCCCTGACCTTCTTAAAAGAAGACTTCGACAATATCGAATTTTTCGACAAATTTTACTTTTTCGATCCGTTTGACCAGGGCAAACATCCTGAATACACTGAAAAACTCATTCCAACCACCAGCTTCTACTTTGACAGCTTCAGGCCGTCTGAAAACCCGCAAAACAAAATCTTGTTTATCGGCTCGTACGCTGCCGACCGTAACAATGACATCCGTGCATTTTGCGAAGCTGCGCGTTCAATCGGTTTAAAAATAGATTTCCGCTTGGCCAGTAAGAAAATTGAAGAAGAAAAAGCGGCTTTAGGCATTCCAGAAGTCGAGTTCTTCTCATTTGAAAACGCCCTCTCCTATCGTCAAAACTTAGAAGAAGCAGCCAAATCCTCCGTATTGGTAGATTTCCTCAACCGTAAGCACTACGGCCTCTCTTTGCGGATTTTCGAAGCGATCGGTTTGGACAAAAAACTGATTACGACCAATCCGACCATCGTACATTACGATTTTTATCACCCGAACAATATGTTCTACTGGAATGGAAGCAACCTTGACGAACTCAAAGCCTTCCTGACCTTACCGTATGTACCGCTTGCCCCCGGCCTGAAACACAAATATAGCTTTAGCAACTGGATCAGCTGCGCATTTGATATTGAACCGAATATCCCTATCGGATTACCTGAAATCGATAGAGAAGTTGTGGAGAATTTAAATGTTTGATAGAGAAAAATTAGTATTAGAAACTGTTCATATCCGCAAACGAGAATTCATTGAACAGCCGAAACATATTGTTTATGCAGCCGATCAAAACTATATCAAACACATCGGCACTGCGTTACTTTCTGTGCTGCAAAACAATACCAGTCCAATATATTTTCATTTGTTAGTTAGTGGTTCAGAAGGTTATGATTTTAATATTTTCGATCAAATTGAAACATCAAATCAAAACTACGCAATAAGCGTTTACCATTTAAATACAGAATACTTTTCTACCCTGCAGACTACCCATTATTTTACTATCGCTATGTATTACCGTATGAGTATCCCTTGCTTATTAAAAGGTATTGCTCATACTGCGCTTTATTTAGATACTGATGTACTATGCTTGGGCAATATTGATGATTTATTTGAAATCGACATTTCAAATTCTTTGATTGCTGCCGTACCTGATGCAATTTTATACAGAGCATATATAAAACAACTCAATCAATTTGGTTTTACAGATACTGAGCCTTATTTCAACTCTGGGGTCATTCTATTCAATATTGACAAATGGAATGATATGGCAATAGATAAAATTTTGTCTGAAAAAATGCAAGCCGTAGAAAAACAGAATTTTAAACTCTCCTGTCCAGACCAAGATATTTTGAATTTAGCCTGTATAGGTCATGTACACTGGCTTTCAGAAAACTTTAACTGGATACATTGGCATCAAAAATACAGTGAATTAATCGACAATCCCAACAGTATCCGCTTAGTCCATTTTGTTGGTCATATCAAACCGTGGCATCAATTAGGCTTCCACCCTGCATATGATCAATATTTTAAGAATTCCCCATGGAATAACGGATATCTAGAACAACCTCTATCAACTTGGTTGCCCTTTCCAAATCCTAAAAGGAAATTTAGACAAGCAGCCAAACGACTTTGGAAACAAGGACAAAAAAAGCAAGCATGGGCATACTACAAAGAATATTTATTACGCAGAATCAACAAACGACGGTATCAAGCACCCTCCCTAGGTAAATAAGGCCGTCTGAAACCATTTTTCCCAATCGCAATTAAGGAATAAAACATGAGTACACAAGATTTGAGCGGTAAAATCGCTTTGGTAACCGGCGCATCGCGCGGTATTGGTGCGGCGATTGCCGATACTTTGGCGGCGGCCGGTGCAAAAGTTATCGGTACAGCTACCAGTGAGAGCGGTGCGGCTGCAATCGGCGAACGCTTGGCACAATGGGGCGGCGAAGGCCGTGCATTGAATTCTGCCGAACCTGAAACCATCGAAAACCTGATTGCCGACATCGAAAAAGAATTCGGCAAACTGGATATTCTGGTCAACAACGCCGGTATTACCCGTGACAACCTCCTGATGCGCATGAAAGAGGAAGAGTGGGACGACATCATGCAGGTTAACCTCAAATCTGTCTTCCGTGCCTCCAAAGCCGTATTGCGCGGCATGATGAAACAGCGTACCGGCCGCATTATCAACATCACATCCGTTGTCGGTGTGATGGGCAATGCCGGCCAAACCAACTATGCGGCTGCAAAAGCAGGCTTAATCGGCTTCTCCAAATCTATGGCGCGTGAAGTCGGCAGTCGCGGCATTACCGTCAACTGCGTTGCCCCCGGCTTTATCGACACCGATATGACCCGCGCCCTGCCGGAAGAAACCCGCAAAACCTTTGAAGCGCAAACTTCTTTGGGCAAATTCGGTGAAGCGCAAGATATTGCCGATGCAGTCTTGTTCTTGGCTTCTGATCAGGCAAAATACATTACCGGTCAGACACTTCATGTCAACGGCGGCATGTTGATGCCTTAAACCGTTTGTTTATTTAAAGGCCGTCTGAATATTTCAGACGGCCCTTTTTGTCAATCAAAACACTACTTTACATTCTATCTTGATATAATCTTAATAATCCGTTAGATAACGCTCGAAACAGTAAGTCCAAATAAGCATGATACGGGAAATCAAATCGCAGAAATGAAGTTCATTCTGTGCGTTTTTATTTGGGTTTGCTGTCGGTTT
Above is a genomic segment from Neisseria subflava containing:
- a CDS encoding glycosyltransferase family 8 protein, which gives rise to MFDREKLVLETVHIRKREFIEQPKHIVYAADQNYIKHIGTALLSVLQNNTSPIYFHLLVSGSEGYDFNIFDQIETSNQNYAISVYHLNTEYFSTLQTTHYFTIAMYYRMSIPCLLKGIAHTALYLDTDVLCLGNIDDLFEIDISNSLIAAVPDAILYRAYIKQLNQFGFTDTEPYFNSGVILFNIDKWNDMAIDKILSEKMQAVEKQNFKLSCPDQDILNLACIGHVHWLSENFNWIHWHQKYSELIDNPNSIRLVHFVGHIKPWHQLGFHPAYDQYFKNSPWNNGYLEQPLSTWLPFPNPKRKFRQAAKRLWKQGQKKQAWAYYKEYLLRRINKRRYQAPSLGK
- the fabG gene encoding 3-oxoacyl-ACP reductase FabG, producing the protein MSTQDLSGKIALVTGASRGIGAAIADTLAAAGAKVIGTATSESGAAAIGERLAQWGGEGRALNSAEPETIENLIADIEKEFGKLDILVNNAGITRDNLLMRMKEEEWDDIMQVNLKSVFRASKAVLRGMMKQRTGRIINITSVVGVMGNAGQTNYAAAKAGLIGFSKSMAREVGSRGITVNCVAPGFIDTDMTRALPEETRKTFEAQTSLGKFGEAQDIADAVLFLASDQAKYITGQTLHVNGGMLMP